One genomic region from Cellulomonas hominis encodes:
- a CDS encoding PAS domain-containing protein translates to MPTGVERPYGPEEIIVSKTDPKGIITYANDVFLRVAGYEEHQIVGAPHNIIRHPAMPRAVFQLMWEVIPTGRELFAYVLNLAADGGHYWVLAHVTPSFGPGGAITGYHSNRRWVPPGTRRTVGDLYARIRAAEDAESRTPDAIAAGTAALEGALADAGATYDEFVWSLAAADDAADEPARRGGLR, encoded by the coding sequence GTGCCCACCGGCGTCGAACGGCCCTACGGCCCCGAGGAGATCATCGTCTCCAAGACGGACCCCAAGGGCATCATCACGTACGCCAACGACGTGTTCCTGCGAGTCGCGGGGTACGAGGAGCACCAGATCGTCGGCGCGCCGCACAACATCATCCGGCACCCGGCGATGCCCCGGGCCGTCTTCCAGCTCATGTGGGAGGTCATCCCGACCGGCCGCGAGCTGTTCGCGTACGTGCTCAACCTGGCGGCGGACGGCGGGCACTACTGGGTGCTCGCGCACGTCACCCCGTCGTTCGGGCCCGGCGGCGCGATCACGGGCTACCACTCGAACCGGCGGTGGGTCCCGCCGGGCACGCGGCGCACCGTGGGCGACCTGTACGCGCGGATCCGCGCGGCCGAGGACGCCGAGTCCCGGACCCCCGACGCGATCGCGGCCGGGACCGCGGCGCTGGAGGGGGCGCTGGCCGACGCGGGGGCCACCTACGACGAGTTCGTCTGGTCGCTCGCCGCGGCCGACGACGCCGCGGACGAGCCCGCCCGCCGCGGGGGTCTGCGGTGA
- a CDS encoding citrate synthase, producing the protein MTDVATEPVQLVVNGTSHDLPVVRATEGNDGVVVSSLLRDTGLVTVDPGFMNTASCESQITYIDGDAGILRYRGYPIDQLAEKSSFLEVAYLLFNGELPTADQLDAFVERVNRHTFVHENFRTFMGTFPSGAHPMAVMSSAINALATFYPESLDPFDPETVELATVLILAKTRTITSYLHRTSRGEPLLYPDYSRGYIEDFLRMTFAVPYQQYDVDPTVVRALDKLLILHADHEQNCSTSTVRIVGSSHANLYASVAAGINALSGPLHGGANEAVLRMLAEIQANGGDASDFMRRVKNKEQGVRLMGFGHRVYKNYDPRAAIVKESADAVLAALGGNNELLDIARTLEEIALSDEYFISRKLYPNVDFYTGLIYKAMGFDESMFTPLFALGRMPGWIAQWREMMRDPQTKIGRPRQVYSGSPQRDYVEMNAR; encoded by the coding sequence ATGACCGACGTCGCCACCGAGCCCGTCCAGCTGGTCGTCAACGGCACGAGCCACGACCTGCCGGTGGTGCGCGCGACCGAGGGCAACGACGGCGTCGTCGTGTCCTCCCTGCTGCGCGACACCGGGCTGGTCACGGTCGACCCCGGGTTCATGAACACGGCGTCCTGCGAGTCGCAGATCACCTACATCGACGGCGACGCGGGGATCCTGCGCTACCGCGGGTACCCGATCGACCAGCTCGCGGAGAAGTCCTCGTTCCTCGAGGTCGCGTACCTGCTGTTCAACGGCGAGCTCCCGACGGCGGACCAGCTCGACGCGTTCGTGGAGCGGGTCAACCGGCACACGTTCGTGCACGAGAACTTCCGCACGTTCATGGGGACCTTCCCGTCCGGCGCGCACCCGATGGCCGTCATGTCCTCGGCGATCAACGCGCTCGCGACGTTCTACCCGGAGTCGCTCGACCCGTTCGACCCCGAGACGGTCGAGCTCGCGACGGTGCTCATCCTCGCGAAGACCCGGACCATCACGTCCTACCTGCACCGCACGTCGCGGGGCGAGCCGCTGCTGTACCCGGACTACTCGCGCGGGTACATCGAGGACTTCCTGCGGATGACGTTCGCGGTGCCGTACCAGCAGTACGACGTCGACCCCACCGTGGTGCGGGCCCTGGACAAGCTGCTCATCCTGCACGCCGACCACGAGCAGAACTGCTCGACCTCGACCGTCCGCATCGTCGGGTCGAGCCACGCGAACCTGTACGCCTCGGTCGCGGCGGGGATCAACGCCCTGTCCGGCCCGCTGCACGGCGGGGCGAACGAGGCCGTGCTGCGGATGCTCGCGGAGATCCAGGCGAACGGCGGCGACGCCTCCGACTTCATGCGCCGCGTGAAGAACAAGGAGCAGGGCGTCCGGCTCATGGGCTTCGGCCACCGGGTCTACAAGAACTACGACCCGCGCGCCGCGATCGTGAAGGAGAGCGCCGACGCGGTGCTCGCGGCCCTCGGCGGCAACAACGAGCTGCTGGACATCGCCCGCACCCTCGAGGAGATCGCGCTGTCCGACGAGTACTTCATCTCGCGCAAGCTCTACCCGAACGTCGACTTCTACACCGGCCTGATCTACAAGGCCATGGGCTTCGACGAGAGCATGTTCACGCCGCTGTTCGCGCTCGGCCGGATGCCGGGCTGGATCGCGCAGTGGCGGGAGATGATGCGCGACCCGCAGACGAAGATCGGCCGGCCGCGCCAGGTGTACTCCGGCTCCCCGCAGCGGGACTACGTGGAGATGAACGCGCGGTGA
- the dapC gene encoding succinyldiaminopimelate transaminase: MGLLTGALPDFPWDTLTPYGDRARSHPGGIVDLSVGTPVDPTPELLRRALADAADAPGYPQTWGTPALRTAVAGWFARRRGVPDLDPAGVLPTVGSKEMVAFLPALLGLGAGDLVAHPAAAYPTYDVGARLAGAEPVATDDPVALLSGPDGDRVRLVWLNSPGNPDGRVLGVDELRAVVEAARAAQARSGRPVVVASDECYAELAWDEPWASAGVPSVLDPRVTGGDVAGLLALYSLSKQSNLAGYRAAFVAGDPAVVAGLLATRKHAGMIVPAPVQAAMTVALGDDAHVAEQRERYRARRAALLGALAGAGLVVDRSAAGLYLWARPAEGDDDCWATVGRLADRGILVAPGAFYGAPRHVRVALTATDERIAAAVGRLTPAGAL; the protein is encoded by the coding sequence GTGGGCCTGCTGACCGGCGCGCTGCCGGATTTCCCCTGGGACACGCTGACCCCGTACGGCGACCGCGCCCGGTCGCACCCGGGCGGCATCGTCGACCTGTCCGTCGGCACGCCCGTGGACCCGACGCCGGAGCTGCTCCGCCGCGCCCTCGCGGACGCCGCCGACGCGCCCGGCTACCCGCAGACCTGGGGCACCCCGGCGCTGCGCACCGCCGTGGCCGGGTGGTTCGCGCGCCGCCGCGGCGTGCCGGACCTCGACCCGGCCGGCGTGCTGCCGACCGTGGGCTCGAAGGAGATGGTGGCGTTCCTCCCCGCCCTGCTGGGCCTGGGCGCGGGCGACCTGGTCGCGCACCCCGCCGCGGCGTACCCGACCTACGACGTCGGCGCCCGCCTGGCCGGCGCGGAGCCGGTCGCGACCGACGACCCGGTGGCGCTGCTGTCCGGGCCGGACGGCGACCGCGTCCGCCTGGTCTGGCTGAACTCGCCCGGCAACCCGGACGGCCGCGTGCTCGGCGTCGACGAGCTGCGCGCGGTGGTCGAGGCCGCGCGGGCGGCGCAGGCCCGCAGCGGCCGGCCGGTCGTCGTGGCGTCGGACGAGTGCTACGCCGAGCTGGCGTGGGACGAGCCGTGGGCGTCCGCCGGCGTGCCGAGCGTGCTCGACCCGCGGGTCACCGGCGGGGACGTCGCCGGGCTGCTGGCGCTGTACTCCCTGTCCAAGCAGTCGAACCTCGCGGGCTACCGGGCGGCGTTCGTCGCGGGTGACCCCGCGGTCGTGGCGGGCCTGCTCGCCACCCGCAAGCACGCCGGGATGATCGTGCCCGCGCCGGTGCAGGCCGCGATGACCGTGGCGCTGGGCGACGACGCGCACGTGGCGGAGCAGCGCGAGCGGTACCGCGCGCGGCGCGCGGCGCTGCTCGGCGCGCTCGCGGGGGCGGGGCTGGTGGTCGACCGGTCGGCGGCCGGCCTGTACCTGTGGGCCCGTCCGGCCGAGGGCGACGACGACTGCTGGGCGACCGTCGGGCGGCTCGCGGACCGCGGGATCCTCGTGGCGCCGGGGGCGTTCTACGGGGCGCCGCGGCACGTCCGGGTGGCCCTGACCGCGACCGACGAACGGATCGCCGCGGCGGTCGGGCGGCTGACGCCCGCCGGCGCCCTGTGA
- the fdxA gene encoding ferredoxin — MTYVIAQPCVDVKDKACIEECPVDCIYEGKRSLYIHPDECVDCGACEPVCPVEAIYYEDDVPEQWSEYYKANVEFFDDLGSPGGAAKLGMIEKDHPIIATLPLQVHGD; from the coding sequence GTGACGTATGTGATCGCCCAGCCCTGCGTGGACGTCAAGGACAAGGCGTGCATCGAGGAGTGTCCGGTCGACTGCATCTACGAGGGCAAGCGGTCCCTGTACATCCACCCGGACGAGTGCGTGGACTGCGGCGCCTGCGAGCCGGTCTGCCCGGTCGAGGCGATCTACTACGAGGACGACGTCCCCGAGCAGTGGAGCGAGTACTACAAGGCGAACGTCGAGTTCTTCGACGACCTCGGGTCGCCGGGCGGCGCGGCCAAGCTGGGGATGATCGAGAAGGACCACCCGATCATCGCCACGCTGCCGCTCCAGGTGCACGGCGACTGA
- a CDS encoding VanW family protein: MAKGSAEGTEPVVDPDGIAEPWSPLEEFDEDRPRRRWLRVTLIVLAVLVVLGGAYVGAAYALADRVPRGTTVAGVAVGGMTSADAEQALTDGLGELAAQPVPVTAQDITGSVDPATAGLTLDVPATVDGLTGVDLRPQRLWQHIVGGGDEDPVTEVDEGALGAAVDSLAGTLALAPVDGSVVFADGAPHAVDAVDGWALDVDAARATLEESWLTAARPLELATEFVEPDITQEETDRALQDVATPLASAPVRVEVAGQTVELPVDVLVSAASFVPEASDLVLRMDGPVLVDAVLSRTTDLLTSSSDAYFDLSSGAPVIVPGTPGTTLDPDALAQAVAAAAVSDTRAAPVELVASDPAQSTEALQALGIVQPISEFSTPLTSEPRRTQNIRAGAEAINGTLVRPGEEFSLTEALGPIDAAHGFTTAGAIVSGEHTDAWGGGLSQLSTTTFNAAYEAGMEDIEHKPHSEWFQRYPAGREATIYTGTLDMRWKNNTPTGVLVQAWVADGRTWVRLWGTPYWEVTSESGPKTNVVQPTTVYSQSPTCEPQSAGNPGFRITVTRTIKLNGEVVSVEPFTWTYKPQNRVVCGADPATAAPAG; the protein is encoded by the coding sequence ATGGCCAAGGGCAGCGCGGAGGGCACCGAGCCCGTCGTGGATCCCGACGGGATCGCGGAGCCCTGGTCGCCGCTCGAGGAGTTCGACGAGGACCGCCCGCGCCGCCGCTGGCTCCGGGTCACGCTGATCGTCCTCGCCGTGCTCGTCGTGCTCGGCGGCGCCTACGTCGGCGCCGCGTACGCCCTGGCGGACCGCGTCCCGCGCGGCACGACCGTCGCCGGCGTGGCCGTGGGCGGCATGACGAGCGCCGACGCGGAGCAGGCCCTCACCGACGGGCTCGGCGAGCTCGCGGCCCAGCCCGTGCCGGTCACGGCGCAGGACATCACCGGCTCGGTCGACCCCGCGACCGCCGGCCTGACGCTCGACGTCCCGGCCACGGTGGACGGGCTGACCGGCGTCGACCTGCGCCCGCAGCGGCTGTGGCAGCACATCGTCGGCGGCGGTGACGAGGACCCGGTCACGGAGGTCGACGAGGGCGCGCTGGGCGCGGCGGTCGACTCGCTCGCCGGCACCCTCGCGCTCGCCCCGGTGGACGGTTCGGTGGTGTTCGCCGACGGCGCCCCCCACGCGGTGGACGCCGTGGACGGCTGGGCGCTGGACGTCGACGCCGCGCGGGCCACGCTCGAGGAGAGCTGGCTGACGGCCGCCCGCCCCCTGGAGCTGGCCACCGAGTTCGTCGAGCCGGACATCACCCAGGAGGAGACCGACCGCGCGCTGCAGGACGTGGCGACCCCGCTGGCCTCCGCCCCCGTGCGCGTCGAGGTCGCCGGCCAGACGGTCGAGCTGCCGGTGGACGTGCTGGTGTCCGCAGCGTCGTTCGTGCCCGAGGCCTCCGACCTGGTGCTGCGGATGGACGGCCCCGTGCTCGTCGACGCCGTGCTGTCCCGGACCACCGACCTGCTGACGTCCTCCTCGGACGCGTACTTCGACCTGTCGAGCGGCGCCCCGGTCATCGTGCCGGGCACCCCGGGCACCACGCTGGACCCGGACGCCCTGGCGCAGGCCGTGGCCGCCGCGGCGGTGTCCGACACCCGCGCCGCGCCCGTCGAGCTCGTCGCCTCCGACCCGGCGCAGTCCACCGAGGCCCTGCAGGCGCTCGGCATCGTGCAGCCGATCTCCGAGTTCTCCACGCCGCTGACCAGCGAGCCGCGCCGCACCCAGAACATCCGCGCCGGCGCCGAGGCGATCAACGGCACGCTGGTCCGCCCGGGCGAGGAGTTCAGCCTCACCGAGGCGCTCGGCCCGATCGACGCCGCGCACGGGTTCACCACCGCGGGCGCGATCGTCAGCGGCGAGCACACCGACGCGTGGGGCGGCGGCCTGTCGCAGCTGTCCACCACGACGTTCAACGCCGCGTACGAGGCCGGCATGGAGGACATCGAGCACAAGCCGCACTCCGAGTGGTTCCAGCGGTACCCCGCGGGGCGCGAGGCGACGATCTACACCGGCACGCTCGACATGCGCTGGAAGAACAACACCCCGACCGGCGTGCTCGTGCAGGCGTGGGTGGCGGACGGCCGCACCTGGGTCCGGCTGTGGGGCACCCCGTACTGGGAGGTCACGTCGGAGTCCGGGCCGAAGACCAACGTCGTGCAGCCGACCACGGTGTACTCGCAGTCGCCGACGTGCGAGCCGCAGTCCGCGGGCAACCCCGGGTTCCGGATCACCGTGACCCGCACGATCAAGCTCAACGGCGAGGTCGTCTCGGTCGAGCCGTTCACGTGGACCTACAAGCCGCAGAACCGCGTGGTCTGCGGGGCCGACCCGGCCACGGCCGCGCCCGCGGGCTGA
- a CDS encoding flavin reductase family protein — MTGPAVDPLYGDGVPDTGQAATDAFRAAMGRLPAGVAVVAVRWRGTDHAMTASALTSVSLEPPMLLFCVHQDARLREALDDVDTWAISVLADDQAPVADWLASPGRPSIGQLDRVPHDRTPASGAAWVRGAAAWFECRTARIVPAGDHDVVLGEVLTSREGNPGSGSLAHLRRRLRPLR, encoded by the coding sequence GTGACCGGACCGGCCGTCGACCCGCTGTACGGCGACGGCGTCCCCGACACCGGGCAGGCCGCCACCGACGCGTTCCGGGCCGCGATGGGCCGGCTGCCCGCCGGCGTCGCGGTGGTCGCGGTGCGCTGGCGCGGCACGGACCACGCGATGACGGCGTCCGCGCTGACCTCGGTGTCGCTCGAGCCGCCGATGCTGCTGTTCTGCGTGCACCAGGACGCCCGGCTCCGCGAGGCGCTGGACGACGTGGACACCTGGGCGATCAGCGTCCTCGCGGACGACCAGGCCCCCGTCGCGGACTGGCTCGCGTCCCCGGGCCGCCCGAGCATCGGGCAGCTGGACCGGGTGCCGCACGACCGCACCCCCGCCTCCGGCGCCGCCTGGGTGCGCGGGGCGGCCGCGTGGTTCGAGTGCCGGACCGCCCGGATCGTGCCCGCGGGGGACCACGACGTCGTGCTCGGCGAGGTGCTGACGTCCCGCGAGGGCAACCCGGGGTCCGGCAGCCTGGCCCACCTCCGCCGCCGCTTGCGGCCGCTGCGCTGA
- a CDS encoding PIG-L family deacetylase, which yields MTPAASTPPVTGGVLAVHAHPDDETLTSGALLATWAAAGLPALVVTCTRGERGEVIGARLASLEGDGPALARHRETELAAAVHALGADQVFLDTLPPLGGAETAADAGLGAPEAASSAPSVPDPGPYEDSGMDWVGVGQAGAAAEVPARAFVGVPLDEAAGRLAGLLRARRPDLVVTYEPGGGYGHPDHVRAHEVTMRAVALAADPAWAPGAAPSGGSRHDTPGVSGDSLHSAATTPAPDPAWAPAVAWAVQEPAALRAGYAALAEDPAARAVLAAGSGDRRATREGPLALPDPAGPLPSVAAAGEPDLAVDARPVRERVLAALRAHATQVQAVTPLDHPAAVACHALSNLVLAPVLPAEGYRWAPGHAPAGPLPLPPGVTRVRPRT from the coding sequence GTGACCCCCGCCGCGAGCACGCCGCCCGTCACGGGTGGCGTGCTCGCGGTGCACGCGCACCCGGACGACGAGACGCTGACGTCGGGCGCGCTGCTCGCGACGTGGGCGGCGGCCGGGCTGCCGGCCCTGGTCGTGACCTGCACCCGCGGCGAGCGGGGCGAGGTCATCGGGGCCCGGCTGGCGTCGCTGGAGGGCGACGGCCCCGCCCTGGCCCGCCACCGGGAGACCGAGCTGGCCGCGGCCGTGCACGCCCTGGGCGCGGACCAGGTCTTCCTCGACACGCTCCCGCCCCTGGGCGGCGCCGAGACTGCAGCAGATGCGGGCCTCGGGGCGCCGGAAGCAGCATCGTCCGCACCCTCGGTGCCGGATCCGGGGCCGTACGAGGACTCGGGCATGGACTGGGTCGGGGTCGGGCAGGCCGGTGCGGCGGCCGAGGTGCCGGCCCGGGCCTTCGTGGGGGTGCCGCTGGACGAGGCCGCGGGACGGCTCGCGGGGCTGCTGCGGGCCCGGCGGCCGGACCTGGTCGTGACGTACGAGCCGGGCGGCGGCTACGGGCACCCGGACCACGTCCGCGCGCACGAGGTCACGATGCGGGCGGTCGCCCTCGCCGCGGACCCCGCGTGGGCGCCCGGCGCTGCACCGAGTGGAGGGTCTCGCCACGACACGCCGGGCGTGTCCGGCGATTCGCTCCACTCGGCGGCGACGACTCCCGCGCCCGACCCCGCGTGGGCGCCCGCGGTGGCGTGGGCCGTGCAGGAGCCCGCCGCCCTGCGGGCCGGGTACGCCGCCCTCGCCGAGGACCCGGCGGCCCGCGCGGTGCTCGCCGCCGGGTCCGGTGACCGCCGCGCCACCCGCGAGGGGCCGCTCGCCCTGCCCGACCCGGCCGGCCCGCTGCCGTCGGTCGCCGCCGCGGGGGAGCCCGACCTCGCCGTGGACGCGCGGCCCGTCCGGGAGCGGGTGCTCGCCGCGCTGCGGGCGCACGCGACCCAGGTGCAGGCGGTCACGCCGCTGGACCACCCGGCCGCGGTCGCCTGCCACGCGCTGTCGAACCTCGTCCTCGCGCCCGTGCTGCCGGCCGAGGGGTACCGCTGGGCGCCCGGGCACGCGCCCGCGGGACCGCTGCCGCTGCCGCCGGGCGTGACGCGCGTGCGCCCCCGGACGTAG
- the typA gene encoding translational GTPase TypA, with translation MSVPSTPTGTRVRGDLRNVAIVAHVDHGKTTLVDAMLWQSGAFGAHAHVDERAMDSGDLEREKGITILAKNTAVRYSGPAAAAAGQPDGITINVIDTPGHADFGGEVERGLSMVDGVVLLVDASEGPLPQTRFVLRKALAAKLPVILVVNKVDRPDSRISEVVHEATDLLLGLASDLHDEVEDLDLDAILDVPVVYAAAKAGRASLNQPADGGLPDSETLEPLFATILEKIPAPTYTEGAPLQAHVTNLDASPFLGRLALLRIFNGELTKGQTVAWARADGTMQNVRITELLETKALERVPTEKAGPGDIVAVAGIADITIGETLTDPEDPRPLPLITVDDPAISMTIGINTSPLAGKGGKNHKVTARQVKDRLDSELIGNVSLRVVPTDRPDAWEVQGRGELALAILVEQMRREGFELTVGKPQVVTKKIDGKVHEPVERMTIDVPEEYLGSVTQLLAQRKGRMETMANHGTGWVRMEFLVPSRGLIGFRTRFLTDTRGTGIASSIAEGYEPWAGPIETRVSGSLVADRAGSVTPFAMINLQERGSFFVDPTQEVYEGMIVGENSRAEDMDVNITKEKKLTNMRSSTADNFENLVPPRHLTLEESLEFAREDECVEVTPEVVRIRKVVLDQTERARQTARAKRA, from the coding sequence ATGTCTGTGCCCTCGACGCCCACGGGGACCCGTGTGCGCGGCGATCTGCGCAACGTCGCGATCGTCGCCCACGTCGACCACGGCAAGACCACGCTCGTCGACGCCATGCTCTGGCAGTCCGGCGCGTTCGGCGCGCACGCCCACGTGGACGAGCGCGCGATGGACTCCGGCGACCTGGAGCGCGAGAAGGGCATCACGATCCTCGCGAAGAACACCGCCGTCCGGTACTCCGGCCCCGCGGCGGCCGCGGCGGGCCAGCCCGACGGCATCACGATCAACGTGATCGACACCCCCGGGCACGCGGACTTCGGCGGCGAGGTCGAGCGCGGGCTGTCCATGGTCGACGGCGTCGTGCTGCTGGTCGACGCGTCCGAGGGCCCGCTGCCGCAGACCCGGTTCGTGCTCCGCAAGGCGCTGGCCGCGAAGCTCCCGGTGATCCTCGTGGTGAACAAGGTCGACCGGCCCGACTCCCGGATCTCGGAGGTCGTGCACGAGGCGACCGACCTGCTGCTCGGCCTGGCGTCGGACCTGCACGACGAGGTCGAGGACCTGGACCTCGACGCGATCCTCGACGTCCCGGTGGTGTACGCCGCCGCGAAGGCCGGGCGCGCGTCGCTGAACCAGCCGGCCGACGGCGGCCTGCCGGACTCCGAGACCCTCGAGCCGCTGTTCGCCACGATCCTCGAGAAGATCCCCGCGCCGACCTACACCGAGGGCGCGCCGCTGCAGGCCCACGTCACGAACCTCGACGCCTCGCCGTTCCTCGGCCGGCTCGCGCTGCTGCGCATCTTCAACGGCGAGCTGACCAAGGGCCAGACGGTGGCCTGGGCCCGCGCCGACGGCACGATGCAGAACGTCCGCATCACCGAGCTGCTGGAGACCAAGGCGCTCGAGCGCGTCCCCACGGAGAAGGCCGGCCCCGGCGACATCGTGGCCGTCGCGGGCATCGCCGACATCACCATCGGCGAGACCCTGACCGACCCCGAGGACCCGCGCCCGCTGCCGCTCATCACGGTCGACGACCCGGCGATCTCGATGACCATCGGCATCAACACCTCGCCGCTGGCCGGCAAGGGCGGCAAGAACCACAAGGTCACCGCCCGCCAGGTCAAGGACCGCCTCGACTCCGAGCTCATCGGCAACGTGTCGCTCCGCGTCGTCCCGACCGACCGCCCCGACGCCTGGGAGGTGCAGGGCCGCGGCGAGCTCGCGCTGGCGATCCTCGTCGAGCAGATGCGGCGCGAGGGCTTCGAGCTGACCGTCGGCAAGCCGCAGGTCGTCACCAAGAAGATCGACGGCAAGGTCCACGAGCCGGTCGAGCGCATGACCATCGACGTCCCCGAGGAGTACCTCGGCTCGGTCACGCAGCTGCTCGCGCAGCGCAAGGGCCGCATGGAGACCATGGCGAACCACGGCACCGGCTGGGTCCGCATGGAGTTCCTCGTCCCGTCGCGCGGCCTGATCGGCTTCCGCACCCGGTTCCTCACCGACACCCGCGGCACCGGCATCGCGTCCTCCATCGCGGAGGGCTACGAGCCGTGGGCCGGCCCGATCGAGACCCGCGTGTCGGGCTCGCTCGTCGCCGACCGCGCGGGCTCCGTGACGCCGTTCGCGATGATCAACCTGCAGGAGCGCGGGTCGTTCTTCGTCGACCCCACGCAGGAGGTCTACGAGGGCATGATCGTCGGCGAGAACTCCCGCGCCGAGGACATGGACGTCAACATCACCAAGGAGAAGAAGCTCACCAACATGCGCTCCTCCACGGCCGACAACTTCGAGAACCTGGTGCCGCCGCGGCACCTGACGCTCGAGGAGTCCCTGGAGTTCGCCCGCGAGGACGAGTGCGTCGAGGTGACCCCCGAGGTGGTGCGGATCCGCAAGGTGGTCCTGGACCAGACCGAGCGCGCCCGGCAGACCGCGCGGGCCAAGCGGGCCTGA
- a CDS encoding ABC transporter ATP-binding protein, with protein MSTDTHTTATTSVKDPILEVKDLTVEFFVDGEWYPAAIDVTYDVRPGEVLAIVGESGSGKTQSSMSLIGLLPPNGRSSGSAKLQGREMLGLSHKQLSRVRGEDVAVIFQEPMTALNPVYSIGFQIVETLRAHQEIGPKAARERAIELLRLVDLPDPKRSIDKYPHQLSGGQRQRAMIAQALACDPKLLIADEPTTALDVTVQAEILKLMRDLRHRIDSGIVLITHDMGVVADLADRVIVMKNGRVVEQGTADQIFNAPSHPYTIALLDAVPHLGSASLAAKGSSEHVHVLEHEEAAAAAAATTTGFALEATDLVLEYPSRGRIPAFRAIDGVNLTIARGEVVGLVGESGSGKTTVGRAAVGLLPVAGGSMKVNGVELAGISAKDLRAVRQDVSIVFQDPGSSLNPRLPIGESIGEPLMLHKIAKGAELSRRVETLLDQVELPRAMRNRYPHELSGGQRQRVGIARALALSPKLLIADEPTSALDVSVQARVLELFQELQREYGFACLFISHDLAVVEILSNRIAVMSKGRLVESGPREQILHHPTEDYTRRLLAAVPVPNPAEQKARRETRDRLLEQAAAELAARDAAEAGSRDPIAEHEAAEGTGTAHP; from the coding sequence GTGAGCACGGACACCCACACGACGGCGACCACGTCCGTCAAGGACCCGATCCTCGAGGTCAAGGACCTCACGGTCGAGTTCTTCGTCGACGGCGAGTGGTACCCCGCCGCGATCGACGTCACCTACGACGTGCGCCCGGGCGAGGTGCTCGCCATCGTCGGCGAGTCCGGCTCCGGCAAGACGCAGTCGTCGATGTCGCTGATCGGCCTGCTGCCCCCGAACGGCCGCTCGAGCGGCTCGGCGAAGCTGCAGGGCCGCGAGATGCTCGGCCTCTCGCACAAGCAGCTCTCCCGGGTGCGCGGCGAGGACGTCGCCGTCATCTTCCAGGAGCCGATGACGGCGCTGAACCCCGTGTACTCCATCGGGTTCCAGATCGTCGAGACGCTGCGGGCGCACCAGGAGATCGGCCCGAAGGCCGCGCGCGAGCGCGCGATCGAGCTGCTCCGCCTGGTCGACCTGCCCGACCCGAAGCGGTCGATCGACAAGTACCCGCACCAGCTGTCGGGCGGTCAGCGCCAGCGCGCCATGATCGCGCAGGCGCTCGCCTGCGACCCGAAGCTGCTGATCGCCGACGAGCCGACGACGGCGCTCGATGTGACGGTGCAGGCCGAGATCCTCAAGCTGATGCGCGACCTGCGGCACCGCATCGACTCGGGCATCGTCCTCATCACCCACGACATGGGCGTGGTCGCGGACCTCGCGGACCGCGTCATCGTGATGAAGAACGGCCGCGTCGTCGAGCAGGGCACGGCCGACCAGATCTTCAACGCGCCGTCCCACCCGTACACGATCGCGCTGCTCGACGCGGTGCCCCACCTGGGGTCGGCCTCGCTGGCCGCGAAGGGCTCCTCGGAGCACGTGCACGTGCTCGAGCACGAGGAGGCGGCGGCCGCGGCGGCCGCGACGACGACCGGGTTCGCGCTCGAGGCCACCGACCTCGTGCTCGAGTACCCGTCGCGCGGCCGGATCCCGGCGTTCCGGGCCATCGACGGCGTCAACCTCACGATCGCCCGCGGCGAGGTCGTCGGCCTGGTCGGCGAGTCCGGCTCCGGCAAGACGACCGTCGGGCGCGCCGCGGTCGGCCTGCTGCCCGTCGCCGGCGGCTCGATGAAGGTCAACGGCGTCGAGCTGGCCGGGATCTCCGCGAAGGACCTGCGCGCCGTGCGCCAGGACGTGTCGATCGTGTTCCAGGACCCGGGCTCCTCGCTGAACCCCCGCCTGCCGATCGGCGAGTCGATCGGCGAGCCGCTCATGCTGCACAAGATCGCGAAGGGCGCCGAGCTGTCCCGCCGCGTCGAGACGCTCCTCGACCAGGTCGAGCTGCCGCGCGCCATGCGGAACCGCTACCCGCACGAGCTGTCCGGCGGCCAGCGCCAGCGCGTCGGCATCGCCCGGGCGCTCGCGCTGTCGCCCAAGCTGCTCATCGCGGACGAGCCCACGTCGGCGCTCGACGTGTCGGTGCAGGCCCGCGTGCTGGAGCTCTTCCAGGAGCTGCAGCGCGAGTACGGGTTCGCGTGCCTGTTCATCAGCCACGACCTCGCGGTCGTGGAGATCCTGTCCAACCGGATCGCCGTGATGAGCAAGGGCCGGCTGGTCGAGTCCGGCCCGCGCGAGCAGATCCTGCACCACCCCACCGAGGACTACACCCGGCGCCTGCTCGCCGCGGTCCCCGTGCCGAACCCGGCCGAGCAGAAGGCGCGGCGCGAGACCCGCGACCGGCTGCTCGAGCAGGCCGCGGCCGAGCTCGCCGCCCGCGACGCCGCCGAGGCCGGGTCGCGCGACCCGATCGCCGAGCACGAGGCGGCGGAGGGCACCGGCACCGCCCACCCGTGA